In the genome of Budorcas taxicolor isolate Tak-1 chromosome 7, Takin1.1, whole genome shotgun sequence, the window GAGCTGTCATGAGAGAGctgggcatcagttcagttcagttcagtcgctcagtcgtgtccgactctttgggaccccatgaatcgcagcacgccaggcctccttgtccatcaccaactcctggagttcactcaaactcacgtccatcgagttggtgatgccatccagccatctcatcctctgtcgtccccttctcctgcccccaatccctccccgtatcagagtctttttcagtgagtcaactcttcgcatgaggtggccaaagtattggagtttccgctatagcatcagtccttgcagtgaacacccaggactggtctcctttagaatggactggctggatctccttgcagtccaagggactctcaagagtcttctccaacaccacagttcaaaagcatcaattcttcggcgctcagatttcttcacagtctaactctcacatccatacatgactactggaaaaaccatagccttgactagacggagctggGCATAGGATTCGCGTATTTCACGCCCAAGAAAGGCAGGAACAGGGACGCAGGACTTCAGCATCCTACTTCCCAGCTTCAGGACCCCGGTCAGAGGAGAAGGGGCGGGGTGGTTCAGGGACCGGAAGTCGGGAGGTCGACTTCCGTAAATTTGACCGACGTTCTTTACAGCCAATCAGCTGTGGGAGGCGAGCCTGTACCAAAGGTGAGGCCTCGTTTTGGTGAGGAGGGCCGGACGCCCGTGGGCTGGGGCCTGAAAGGAGGCGATGGGCGGGGATTCGCGAGCGCTGTGTGTGCTGACCAATGGGGGGTGGGATCCACCTCTCGGGGGCGGGCTCTGGCGGGCACGGTGACGACGCAAGGGTTGACGCGTCGCGGCGGCCGAGGCGGCGGGGCCTGAGGACGCGGCGCTCGCCAGCGCGGCTGAGGGACAGGTCCGCGGCGTGGGGTCGAGGGTGCGGAGCGGACTCGGTCCGAGGCTGCCGGGGGAGGGCGTCCTAGGAGACTTAGTAGGGGGTACTTTTGGGGACCCATGGGATGACTGAACAGGAGAAGGATCTGGGCCGGGGCCTGTGAGGGGCGTGGCGGCCTCTGGGACGCTGGAGCCGGGACGTTGGGGATTGGGGGAATCTTGGCTGCGTCTCTGAAGGAAGCCGTAGGGGTCTGCCTTGGAGCTTGTGAGAAGGTTGGGGGCGAAGGATCATGGAGGAGACTCAGATGTGGCCTTTTGCGGGGTTCCGTTGTGGGTGTGGAGCTTGGGGCGGGGGCCTTTGAAACTTGAGAGAGGTGTCTTcgaggaagggggaggaggaagtTAACTTTGCTAGCACGGCGGAGGTCAGAGGGAGCAAGAATGGGTTAGGGCCTTGGAGGAGCTTGGAAGCCATTGTTCAGTTCCTGGTAAATTCAGGAAGGCGGCGGCAAGAGATGGGGTAAGCCCAGCGCCACAGAGGGTCTTAGTGACCAGCCGAGGAGGGGAGGGCATGTGGGGGCAGTGGGTAAGGAGGAGGAGGGGTTAAGCttgctgagggacagggagatgGGAGTGTGTCGTAAATCTGGCAGAGAATCAGGGTGTTCCAGGGTTTGGGGGTGTGAAGAGTGTGGGAGAACTTATAGGAATTTGGGGGCTATGGATAAGATTGGGAGAAGCCTAGAaggaagaggcagaaaaagaCTGGGGTGTTGTGTGCAGAACCACAGATCCATGGCTCCTGGGAGTTACGGGGGTGTAAGTGGCACAAGCCTGGCTAACACTGACCCCTGGGGCAGTGTGGTATCTAAATGAGATGACACATGAAAGCACCCTGCCCACCAAATGCAAGTGCCTTCTACAGGGAAGGTGGAATTTCAGCGTGGTGAATCTGAAACCTATTTGGGAGATGCTGATTGATCCTTTGACCCAGAAGTAATGACTGGCATCTcagtccttttctgtttttctgtctcctccaGGGTCACAGCGAGACGACTCCGTGAGGTACTATTCCTAGACCACTGACCAGGTTTGTACTGGGGTGGAAGACACTGGAAGGCAGACCGGCCACCATGTCAACATTCAGGCAGGAGGATGTGGAAGACCACTATGAGATGGGAGAGGAGCTGGGAAGGTGAGCAGTCCCCTCTGATGGGGCCCTGAGGAGGGGGGACGACCCGACCCACTGTGGGGTCTTCTAGGGTAtctcctctcctcctgtccttTCTCCTGCTCTCCCCAAGCAGGGATGAGTCAGTATCATGCGCTGTGGGATGAGTTTGGGCTTTGGAGGCAGCCATTCTGGGCCTGGAATTCTTGTTCCGACATCCCCTGTGCACTTCCTTTGGGAATAAACATGATCGAGTCCAAACAGCACCTAATACAGTGCCTGGCCTATGGCATGAGAGCAGTAGATGTTGGTAAAGGTCTCTCTGTGTCTTTAAACCTCTCTTGTGGGAGGCAGTGGAGCCTCTCAGGCCTCCTGTCTGGGCCCACACCCTGGCCCATTGTTAGCATTCTTGTGGGAAAGAGCAGAGGTTTCCCAATCCAGCCAGGCAGCTGATTTCCTGCCAGGCCGGGCCTGGGAGTGTCCCCTCGGAGCTCTCCCGCCTCAGACCTGCCAGCTACCATCCTTTTTACTCCCGAGCCTCAACCCTTATTTGGTGAGTTTGTTGCTGGCTGGCCTTCCCGGAACTGCCTTGGCCGGCTCCATGATGTCACCAGAAGGGAATGTAAATAACTGAGCCATTCATCAGGCTTTTGCTGAGAGAGCCTGTGGGGCTCATTTGGGATTCTGAAGTCCCTCCTTTAGGAATTTCCTCTGGTAGAGCAGCAGGGAATGCAGgccatctcccccacccccacggaAAGCTCAGACTCTGTTATTGAAAATGTTAGGGCCTTCTGCTGAGAGTAGCTGGGCAGTAGTCAGTAAAACTATCATGTGTGTTCACTTTAACCCACCGATTTCACTCCTAGGAGTTAATTCTGTGAGTATAGCATATATGTAGACCTAAGATCTGGGGATGGGGAGAGTCACTGTAAGGACTTTATGTGAACAGAAGATGGGGCCTTTTCAGTGACCATCACAGCACCACTGCCTTGTCAacagaatattatgcagccattaaaaagagcaTGGCAACTTGTATAAAGCAAGCCATGTAGGAATTTTATTGAAATTCTCTAGTAACTGTcaactttaataattttattataatgtgtTTTATTTAACTTGTTAGGTCAAACTATTATCATTTTGGTTGtcattcattataaaaattattattttaaaaatatttatttatttggctgctccaggtcttagttgcagcactcaggatttttttagttgtggcatgcaagatctagttccctgaccaggcatggaacccaggccccctggattgggagcatggagtcttggccaccggaccaccagggaagttcctataaaAATTTTCAATGAAATAGTTTACTACGTGTTTTTGATGTGAAGCCTTTGAATTCTGGTGTGTCTTGTATGCTCACAGCACACCTCAGTTTGAATGGGCTGGGCAGCTTCTGTGTGGCCAGTGGCTGTCATCATAGACAGCGCTGCCCTATGTAATGATCCAGAACATTCTTAGAGACACACGAGGTGAAGGATTAATGCCATGGAACACTGTGCAGACTGTGCTGCAACTGTAGAAGTTGTAGATGTTGTTTGGCCATCTGAGTCCTGGGCTGTTTTTTGTTACACTCGCATTCATCTGTGAAAGGCTCTACCAGGCAGGaccattatcatccccattttgtggatgaagaaactgaggctcagaacagGAAACCAGCTTGCCCAAGGCCATGTAGACTGAAAGTGGCCGGGCAGGACTCAGGCCTTGAGACTAAGCCTTCCTGATCGTAAAGCGCAAGTGTGCTGGAGCCAGAAGTGGGCGTCTGGCTTCTGCTTTGAGTTAAGCCCAGCCAAGTTTCCTTGTCCTGGGAGTCATGGGCTGAATAAAATGGGAGTGAGTATTTTTGTGTGGATGTGTATGGAGGGTTCTCCCAAGTCAAGTCACCTGGGCAATCTTGGAAGATAAATTAATCTATGGTTGGTCAGTGTGGACGCCAGCCTGGTTTCTGTGTCACGGAGCATGTCTGCAACCGTTAACTCAGGCTGCTGGAGGCTGGTGTCAGAGGTCAAGGTGCTGCAGGCTGGCCTCCTGAGGCTCTCTCATTGGTGTGTGATGCCCCCCCTCCCCGCATCCTCACGTGGTCTCCCTCTGTGCGTGTCTGTGTCCTGACCTCCtcctcttacaaggacaccaaACCCTGTTGGATTAAGATCCACCCCAGTGACCtcgggctccctggtggctcagtggtaaagaatcctcctgccagtgctggagatgcaggtttgatccctgggttgggacgattccccggaagaggaaatggcaacccactccagtattgcctggagaatctcatggacaacaggagctgggctacaatccatggggtcgcagagagtcagacacaactgagcaacttagcaccagTGACCTCATTTTTACTAAATTACCTCTTCAAAGGCCCTAAATCACAGTAGTCAGATTTTGGGGTCCTAGGGATTAGGATTTTGGGGACACAATTTAGCACTAATAGTGTCTTGGTTTCCCTTCCCatgacattgttttttttttttttcaaagagaatatattatttatttggctctgccaggtcttagttacagttgcagcacgtggactcCTTGATCCTcattgcagcgtgtgggatctagttcttagaccagggctccctgcattggcgtgcagagtcttagccactagacgaCCAGGAAAGTTTCACCTCCCCCCTGCCATGAACTCTTTGTTAGTTTTTTGATTCATCTTGGAATAAAACTAGAGGGGAAGAAATCCTTGTATTTGAGAATCAGGCCACACATTCCGGCCTAGAGTGTTCCCAATAGGCAGCAAACACGTGGCATTTGATGTAATTACTGTCGGAGTGTCATTGTTGGGTGGGAGGTGGACCTGGAAGAATTTGCTTGGTTGATGTAGGCAGAGGGGAGAAGGAAAGACATTTCAGAAATGAGGAGTGTTAGCTAAGATGTTGATGGGGGCAGGAGCACAACGTACCCAGGGGACCATTGTGGTGGATTTAAGGGATTGGGGGGAGGCCTGATCAGGGACACATGACATTTCTCGTCTGACTGTGCTCTTGGCTTTTAGACTAGTGTATgagtttcctgttgctgctgtaacaaattaccacaatttAGTGGCTGAGAAGAATACCCATGTTTTATGTCAAGGTCTGGGAGTCAGGAGTCTAAAATCAATCTGCTAGGCTGGTCCCTCTGGAGgctcctgcctcttccagcttctagaggcacCGCATCCCTGGCTCGCCGCCCCTCCTTCCATCCTCACAGGCAGCAGCACAACATCTcccatctctctctgcctctgaccctcctgcctccctcttacgAGGACCCTGTGATAACACTGGGACCACTGGGGAGTCCAGAGTCGTCCCCATCTCAGGGACCTTAATTCTGTCTTCAGAGCCCCTCTGCCCTGTGAGGTGGCACGCCCATAGGTCCCAGGGATTCAGGCGTGGACCATTATTTAGCTCATCTTGATTGGAGATAATTTGCACTTCCCACCTGCCTATGTTGACCTTGCCTGCCTGAGTGGGCACAGAGCATGTCTGCAGTAGCCGCCGTGGTGCCTTTGTGCCTTGATGCTCATGTGCACAGCGGCTTTAGATGCTTGCCAGCTGCATCTGGTACAGACCGTCCTAGTAAGGTCCACTTACTGGGTCCCTTGGTTTTTCTGAAGACCCCGCTCGCTGGGCAAAGACACCCTCACTCATCTGTCTCTTGTTCTGCCTGTCCTGTCTGTGCTATCACCAACTGAAGAGATCCCCCCTGTCCCCAGGGCCCATCTCTGCCACTCCTTCCTCTGCCCACGGGGTCCCATTTCTGAGAGTTGTCACAGAGTCACCTTGTCCCCTTTTTCTTGGCCCCTGGTGGGACCTGGTTGAGGTCCCTTGTGTGCCTTCTGTCTTAGACTTAGTCTGCTTTCGCGTGGCCCATAGCCAGTGGGCCACGTCCAGCCCTCGCCTAGTTCAGTATGGTCCACTCATGAACGTAGGAtggtttttcacttttttaaagggttgtaaaaacacacacaaattgtGACGGAGACCATATGGCCTGTAAAgcttaaaataattatcctctgGCCTTTTTCACTCAACTCGTGAGTGAAAGCAAGTTAACATAGCTAAGTTCCTAGACAGCAAAAGAATTTGGACATTGGACAGCTCCCTGAAGGACAGTAAAtagtttctttctcttcaaaTAACAGCTgtcttgagatataattcacacaccatACTGTTTACTCTATTAAACTGTATAACTTAACGATCTTCCATATATTCACAGTTTTTCAGCCATCACCATTAAATAATCTCAGAACgttttcatcatccccaaaggAGCTCCATCCCCCTAGTCAGTCACCCTCATCGCCTcctcagcccctgacaaccagaAACCTACTCTCTGGCCTGTTCTAGATGTTTCACATCAGTGGATTGTACACTGAGTGTCCTTCTGCATCTGTTTCTCTCACTGAGCATCATATTCTCAGggtccatccacattgtagcaAGTGTCAGGGCTTCCCCCCTTTTCAGGGCTGAATAATGCTCCTGTGTGTGGAGGGACCACATTTTGTGTATGCTATATCCCCTGATCGGCATTTATCTCTACCTTATGACTGCTGTGAATGAtggtgctgtgaacatttgtgtacaagtttttgtagAGTGGAATTCCTAGGTCTGAAGGTAACTCCATTTTTAaggttttaaggaacctccagacAGTTTTCACCACAGCTTCCCTCTCTGGCTTTCCCACTAGCCATGCAccagggttccagtttctccatatcctcccTCCTCTCTTGTGAAAACTTGTGTGCTTCTTTCACTCTGAAGCTCTTTTGAACTCAGtggctttttatcttttcttagaTTTTAAACTGTGATGAAATGTGCTGTGAAAAGTTGAATCATGCAGAATCatagcaaatattaataaaaagaaaaaacccgcTTCACTGCCCTCAGTCCTGCTCTTCAGAGATATCTGCTGCTCACAGCCGGGCATGTGTCCTTCAGACCTCTTACCTGTGGCAGCCTCTTACATGCCAACATACCTCTATAAGTGGTATAACAtgtacctttctttcttttgattagttaATGAATTTTTgtctgagctgggtctttgttgctgctcaggctttctttagttgtggtgagttagggctactctctagttgtggtgcataggcttctcattgcagtggcttcttttgttaagGAGCACTGGCTCCGGGGCGCCtgcgctcagtagttgtagcacttgggcttagttgccccatggcacgcgggatcttcccggaccagtaattgaacctgtgacccctgtaTTGACgggcggattctcaaccactggaccatcagggaaatcctgtACCTTTCTGTTTTACCCAGAATAACCTCATTCCTTGTGTTCCTCTGCTGCTGTCTTCACTGAGCAGGTCTTCATGGGGGTCTGTCCTCTCAGTGCCTCAAGAATCATCTTTCAAGACTGCAAAAAATTCCACCTGATTTGCCATGATAGGGTCCCGCTTCATTTTGGTAAACTTGGAACCATGTTGGTTCTTTCGCTGCTGCAGACACTCTGGGCAGCCACTGTGTTCAGGGCCAGTTTGCGCTCATGTGGAGCACTGCTGCCAGGGGTGCATTCTTGAGGTGGTTGGAACGCACTGTCCTGGGGAGTGGCCCAGGTCCCCAGAGTCCTGCGTCTCTCTCAGCAcctgcttcctcctcccctcccgtcTGTCCCTGCAGTGGACAGTTTGCGATTGTGCGGAAGTGCCGGCAGAAGGGTACTGGGAAGGAGTATGCAGCCAAGTTCATCAAGAAGCGCCGCCTGTCGTCCAGCCGCCGGGGAGTGAGCCGAGAGGAGATCGAGCGGGAGGTGAACATCCTGCGGGAGATCCGGCACCCGAACATCATCACACTGCATGACATCTTTGAGAACAGGACGGATGTGGTACTCATCCTCGAGCTGGTCTCAGGCGGTGAGCTCTTTGACTTCCTGGCCGAGAAGGAGTCACTGACCGAGGACGAGGCCACCCAGTTCCTCAAGCAGATCCTGGACGGTGTCCACTATCTGCACTCCAAGCGCATCGCCCACTTCGACCTCAAGGTAGCCCACTGGGCCCGCAACACAGAGCCggggaggagcctggccagcgTGGGTGAGGACAGGGCTGAGGGGGTCCACCTCCTTTCTCCCAGGGTGTCCCTGCTGGGGGCTTGAGGAGATGGATGGCTCTGGGCTGGACCTGTGGAGGGGAGTCAGCctgcacacaccccacacactgGGCTGGGCCAGTGCTGTTCCCTGAGACATGGGGCCAGCAGGCTCAGAGGCCCTGTCCATCCCCCTGCCTTTCTCCCCGCAACCAGCCAGAAAACATCATGCTCCTGGACAAGAATGtgcccaacccacggatcaagcTCATTGACTTCGGCATCGCCCACAAGATCGAGGCAGGGAATGAGTTCAAGAACATCTTTGGGACCCCGGAGTTTGTGGGTGAGGAATGGGTGGGCCTGGGGGCACTGGAGCATTTCCAGCTGGCTTAGGGGGAGGCAGGCCCCCCAGGCCTCAGGTTTCCCATCGTCCCTAGCGCTGGGCACCGAGGACTCAAGGCCTGGGGCGATCACCACCTTGGCTTTCCCTGCCAAGAGCCAGCCATGTCTGTGGGCTCTGTTACTCCCCTGGGCCGTGTCCAGGGTGCCCCTGACCCTGTCTCCCTGTCCCTGCAGCTCCTGAAATTGTCAACTATGAGCCCCTGGGTCTGGAGGCAGACATGTGGTGAGTGAGGGTGGTGGGCCCAGGGCCGCCCTTGTTGCTTCTCCTCAGGGAACCCTCCCCTTGTGCCCAGGAGCTGCCGGGTCACAGCCACGGGCTGGGGTGCAGCCCCTCTTCCTGGTCTTGGGTCCCATGGGTCAGGGACAACACAAACCATCGCCTTAGGACAGAGGTTGCTGACCTATCCAGGCCTGTGAGCTAGGAAGGGTTCTCAGGTCTTCGAAGGGTTGTTAAAAACAGATGAATATGTGACGGAGACGGTCTGTAGCCCGAAAAGCCTGAAACACTCACTGTCTCACCCTTTACATTAATGGAAAGAGTTTGCCAGGTCTGCCCTCAGCCACAGAGGCCTCAAGGGGCTCCACATCCGCATGGCCTGTGGTGCCCTTGTGCTCTGTCTACCCTGCTCGCACCCCGGCCACTTTGAGTCTGGGCAGGCAGCCATGGCCAGAGGTGCCTCAGTATTTGGTCCTGAGACCCTTGGAGCAGAAGGTGGGACTTGGTGGGGGCTGTTCAGACCCTGGAGGGAGAGGGTCCCTGGGGCTGACAGGCCTGCCCCCGACCTGGCTAGACAGTCTGGGACTCGGGGTTGGGGTGCTGAGCCTGCGGCTGAGCTGACTCCATCTCTTCTGTGTGTTATCCTCCAGGAGCATTGGCGTCATCACCTACATCCTGTGAGTACCCGCCCTCCCAGGGCTTTGCTGGGTCAGGAGGAGGGTCGGGAGGCTTCTGTGCAGGTGTCACAAGTGGAATGCAGGACCCGCAGTGCGCTGACCTGTTGCAGTGCTCAGGGGCTCTCGATGGATGGACAACTGCGTGAGTGTGTGCAGGAGAGAGTATGTTCAGGAGAGTTCCAAGGCAGTGAAGTAACCACGCGAGGCTCTGGGCCGGGACTGTTGTCTCCTCATCCTTGGGCTGGCAACTCCTCTGTGTGGTGGATTCAATCACAGGCCTTTGGAGATTAGACtcagcctccagcccctccccttccTGGAGGTTAGAGGCAGGATGAAAGATCCATCCCTGTGACCCCACTGCTCTCCCCAACTGGCAGCCCTCTCCTTAGGGCCTTTCCACAGACACCTCATTGGTACCAACTCCGGTGTGGCTGGAAGGGGCTTGTCATGAGCAAGAAAAGACGCTTCTTTTATCTCTATTCTCTGGAGTTGTTTtaggaaatgaaacaaagacCAAATTTTATAGCAGTAGATGCTCCTGCCTTGGGTTTTAGGAAGTTACAAAGGTTTTGTGTGCCTGCAGTTGGGAGTGAAAACCAGCTATACATATCTCTCACCTAAAAAGTCACAGCATCACACGTCCAGATCCGTGCAGGGTGGTGGTGTGGCCTCAGCGCAGCACACTGGCAGGACACCTGACGTCTGTGGTGTCGGCCAGGACCACCAGCactgccccccaaccccagttAACCATTTTGCCTCTAACTACTAAAGGCTTCAGGGAAGGGGCTTTGAGACCAAGCCTCTGAGACTAAGTCTATGGGGATACTTTGAGGTTCTGCAGAGATTTTGCTGACTCATTTTAGCACCCCTCACTGGCTGGGCAGTGGATTTTCCCTGCCTCTGGTTGGTGGCTGGGCGCATTTATGCAGGGTGACTAGGGGCCTGGCatcaacctccctccccatctgccCCCTCCATGGGCACAGTGGAGCTGGGTGGTGGCCTGGGCAGCATCCTGGTCGTGGAGTGACCGCACACCTGTCTGGCCCCCCTGAGCCTGGTGTCCGTCTCCTAGGCTGAGTGGCGCATCCCCGTTCCTGGGTGAAACCAAGCAGGAGACGTTGACCAACATCTCGGCTGTGAACTACGACTTTGACGAGGAGTACTTCAGCAACACCAGCGAGCTGGCCAAGGACTTCATCCGCCGTCTGCTTGTCAAAGACCCCAAGTAGGAGCACTGGGCCGGGCAGGGTGGGCCAGGCAAGTCCCCCAGAATGGGCGCTGTGGCCGAGGACAAGTAATGTATCCATCTGAGATGCCACTCCCGTACCTGGGAATTGGCCATGGCGCCTGTTCTGGGCGGAGATAGCACAGGGAGGCCTAGGCTGGCCCTCCTATGAAGCTGCTTCTTACAAAGCTTTTCATTTGTTGCCAGTGTTTAGGATAGGAGGTTtcatataaaattctaaattacTGTTTGGTTTTTTCCCTAGAAAGAGCTAAATATGCTGGCAACACAGAGCTTTCATTCACCCAGAGGTGCTCCCATGGGGTAgtcctccccaggctcctcctctgggtGTCTGAGTTATGAGACCCCAACATTAGGTGTCAGTGCTGTTAGCGGAAAACATGGAAACCCTGAAGTCCACGTCATCCCCAAGCCCCTTGATGGGCTCCTTATGGCCAGGCAAGCAGAGTGGGAGACCTTAATTGTGCCTGTACTGGCATGGTTGTTTCAGAAACTTGCTGCTGGGCTGAACAGTGACTTCAGGGACCAGGTTTCAGGGTGGTGGCCCAGGGGAGGTGCCCTGAGTCAGCCACAAGTAGGGCTGAGAGCCAGAGCTGCAGCGGGGAGAGCATGGACCACCCCTTCCTGCTCTCTGTGGGGAGGACAGTGAAGGCGGCACTCATGCAACTAACCAGTTCTGGGGGCTCTTCCAGGAGGAGAATGACCATCGCCCAGAGCCTGGAGCATTCCTGGATCAAGGTGAGGTGGTGGGGCTGCCCCCACATGGGCATGATAGTTGGGAGCAGCCCCAGCATGGGCGAGGGTCCCCACGGGAGTGGGCCTAGATGCTGTGGGCACAGGGTGTATGTCAGTGTAGTGTCGGAGTTGTCTCATTGAACTGTTGGCTAGAGTCCACAGCCCCTCTGCACACAGCAGGGTGGCCTCCCCAGAACTTCTCATAAAGGGATCACCTCCAGGCCAAGGTCAGGCTTGGCAGCCTCAGTCAAGGGTCAGAGAGTGAATACTTCTGGCTCTGTGGTCTCTGGTGTGACCATGTGGTCTGccctcaggtctcagctcaaCCATCAGCGGGAAAGTGCCAGGACCATGTGTACTtagatgggcagggccatgggcTAATATAACGTGGGTGGAGGGCCAGACATGGCCCGGGGGGCTGCCCTGTGGCCCTGGTCCAAGGCgccctttcctcccctcctctccccctgcaGGCCATCCGGCGGCGAAATGTACGGCGGGAAGACAGCGGCCGGAAGCCAGAGCGGCGGCGCCTGAAGACGGCACGCCTCAAGGAGTACACCATCAAGTCACACTCGAGCATGCCCCCCAACAACACCTACATCAACTTCGAGCGCTTCTCCAAAGTGCTGGAGGAGGTGGCGGCAGCCGAGGAGGGCCTGCGTGGGCTGGAGCACAGCCGACGCCTGTTCCATGAGGACCTTGAGGCGCTGACGGCCATCTACGAGGAGAAGGAGGCCTGGTACCGTGAGGAGAATGAGAGCCTAGGCCAGGACCTGCGGCGGCTGCGCCAGGAGCTGCACAAGACGGAGGCGCTGCAGCGGCAGGCACAGGAGGAGGCCAAGGGGGCCCTGCTCGGGGCCAGTGGGCTCAAGCGCCGCTTTAGCCGCCTGGAGAACCGATACGAGGCACTGGCCAAGCAGGTGGCCTCCGAGATGCGGTTCGTGCAGGATCTGGTGCGCGCCATGGAGCAGGAGAAGCTGCAGGAGGGGGAGTGCAGCCTCCGCTAGGGCCGCCCAGGGTGTGGCATCCTCGGCCGTGGCAGGCCCCATCGCCCCGATGTGGCCCCGCAGCACCCAGGAACTGGAGGCAGGATGTGCTCCATGGGGCCCGGGAATCCACGGCCCAGGGACGGCTTGGCCCGGCTCCGCCCCAGCGGGGGGGGCTGGTCTGGGTCTTCTCTGCACCGCCCTagtgcccccagcccagcccctccctccctcctgtggCTCCACTCCGGGAGCCTCCAGGGCAGCATCACCTCAGGGCCTCTTGCGAGGGGCGGCACATCCACGAAACTGGCCACGGTGGACACACATGCCTCACACCTGCCCCGGGTTGGGCTGGCAGCCTTCACGTTCAGAGCCTGGCTGGCAGCCTTAGGGTCTCTATTTGGTCCAAGTGTGTGGAATCTTGGTGCGGGGGCATGGCGGCTGTCTGTGAATGTCCTGGGGCTCAGAACTGAGGGAGAGCCTCTGCTCGACACCCTGGCTCCTCCACTCTGAAGAAGAGAAACTGCTCCTCCAGAGTCAGTGGTGGAAGGGCCTCTGATCCAGATCCCCCAGCCCCTTTCAGTGGCCCCAGCCCTCGAGGAGGTGTCAGTCTGAGGGCTGTGTtgcagggggtggtggtggcagggCACAGGGCCCAGGTGCGGTAAAGGAAGTATCTGCAAGGCCGAGTCTCCACTTCTTGCCAAGGCAGGCCTCCCGTGGGGAAGGGGGTGAAGAGCCCTGGAACCTCCCTGTCTG includes:
- the DAPK3 gene encoding death-associated protein kinase 3, which encodes MSTFRQEDVEDHYEMGEELGSGQFAIVRKCRQKGTGKEYAAKFIKKRRLSSSRRGVSREEIEREVNILREIRHPNIITLHDIFENRTDVVLILELVSGGELFDFLAEKESLTEDEATQFLKQILDGVHYLHSKRIAHFDLKPENIMLLDKNVPNPRIKLIDFGIAHKIEAGNEFKNIFGTPEFVAPEIVNYEPLGLEADMWSIGVITYILLSGASPFLGETKQETLTNISAVNYDFDEEYFSNTSELAKDFIRRLLVKDPKRRMTIAQSLEHSWIKAIRRRNVRREDSGRKPERRRLKTARLKEYTIKSHSSMPPNNTYINFERFSKVLEEVAAAEEGLRGLEHSRRLFHEDLEALTAIYEEKEAWYREENESLGQDLRRLRQELHKTEALQRQAQEEAKGALLGASGLKRRFSRLENRYEALAKQVASEMRFVQDLVRAMEQEKLQEGECSLR